From the genome of Paraburkholderia aromaticivorans, one region includes:
- a CDS encoding ABC transporter permease — protein sequence MPAPARAKALGSPTRADGGASFQKARRRASVRALLLALPLIVFLVSTFIAPIALLLARSVQNHEMSSSMPALSRALDAWDGRGVPDEHTFALLALGLKKAQQSGQLGTVARRLNFEQAEFRSLLMRTARQLPADAPPAWKPALVELDERWNSPETWRLLKRAAASPTPDYLLAAVDAQVTPQGSVAFVPDNASIYRQAFVRTISISATVTLLCLVLGYPVAWLLANLPAKSSNRLMLFVIVPFWTSLLVRTTAWYVLLQPGGVINSLLTGLGLATHPLPLIFNRTGVLIGMTHVLLPYMILAIYSVMKSVSPVYVRAAQSLGAHPFTAFVRVYIPQTLPGVGAGCFLVFVLALGYYITPALLGGAGDEMISQLIAIQTNTQLNWGLAGALSAYLVIFTAIFYFLFNRIVGIDRLRFG from the coding sequence ATGCCCGCCCCGGCCCGCGCCAAAGCCCTGGGCTCTCCGACGAGAGCCGATGGCGGCGCGTCATTTCAGAAGGCGCGTCGCCGCGCGTCGGTGCGGGCGCTGCTGCTCGCGCTGCCGCTCATCGTGTTCCTCGTGTCGACGTTCATCGCACCGATCGCGCTGCTGCTCGCGCGCAGCGTGCAGAACCACGAAATGTCGAGCAGCATGCCCGCGCTGAGCCGCGCGCTCGACGCGTGGGACGGCCGCGGCGTGCCGGACGAACACACCTTCGCCCTGCTCGCTTTGGGCCTCAAGAAAGCGCAGCAGAGCGGACAACTCGGCACTGTCGCGCGGCGGCTGAACTTCGAGCAGGCTGAATTCCGCAGCCTGTTGATGCGCACCGCGCGCCAGCTTCCCGCGGATGCGCCGCCCGCGTGGAAACCGGCGCTGGTCGAACTCGACGAACGCTGGAATTCGCCAGAGACCTGGCGTCTGCTCAAGCGCGCCGCCGCCTCGCCGACGCCGGACTATCTGCTCGCCGCCGTCGATGCGCAAGTCACGCCGCAAGGCTCGGTCGCGTTCGTGCCGGATAACGCCTCGATCTACCGGCAAGCGTTCGTGCGCACGATCTCGATCAGCGCCACGGTCACGCTGCTGTGCCTCGTGCTCGGCTATCCGGTGGCGTGGCTGCTCGCGAACCTGCCCGCGAAAAGCAGCAACCGCCTGATGCTCTTCGTGATCGTGCCGTTCTGGACCTCGCTGCTCGTACGCACGACCGCGTGGTACGTGCTGCTGCAACCAGGCGGCGTCATCAACAGCCTGCTGACGGGTCTGGGTCTCGCCACGCATCCGCTGCCGCTCATCTTCAACCGAACCGGCGTGCTCATCGGCATGACGCACGTGCTGCTGCCCTACATGATTCTGGCGATCTACTCGGTGATGAAAAGCGTGTCGCCCGTCTATGTGCGGGCCGCGCAATCGCTCGGCGCGCATCCGTTCACCGCGTTCGTGCGCGTCTACATACCGCAGACGCTGCCGGGCGTGGGCGCCGGCTGCTTCCTCGTGTTCGTGCTCGCGCTCGGCTACTACATCACGCCCGCGCTGCTCGGCGGCGCAGGCGACGAGATGATCAGCCAGCTCATCGCGATCCAGACCAACACGCAGCTCAACTGGGGACTCGCCGGCGCACTCTCGGCCTATCTGGTGATTTTCACGGCGATCTTCTATTTCCTGTTCAACCGCATCGTCGGTATCGACCGCTTGCGCTTTGGTTAA
- a CDS encoding ABC transporter substrate-binding protein, with translation MRTLIKAQCAALAALAFATVTTQAAETLSVVTFGGAYEAAAKKAYFEPFTQATGIGFSTESYDGGLAKLSAMEQAKNTTWDLIDLETNDAITACDEGLLQKFDKKSLGKTSDFIPGSISDCAVASMVWSTVYAYDASKLKTAPTTVNDFFDLQKFPGKRGLRKSPKVSMEWALIADGVDPKDVYKVLGTPAGVDRAFKKLDTIKKSIVWWESGAQAPQLLADGAVVMTQAYNGRIDDAAKKDNKPFKAVWDAQVYDFDWWGVPTGAKHADAAAKFIVSASQPKAYADLSKYIAYAPPRKDAIALVDKQRLADLPTSPQNFKRALQINASFWADNADQINKRFQVWLTQ, from the coding sequence ATGCGCACCCTCATCAAAGCACAATGCGCCGCACTCGCCGCACTCGCCTTCGCCACTGTGACCACCCAGGCCGCGGAGACGCTCTCCGTCGTGACCTTCGGGGGCGCGTACGAAGCGGCCGCGAAGAAGGCCTATTTCGAACCGTTCACGCAGGCCACCGGCATCGGCTTTTCGACTGAATCGTACGACGGCGGCCTCGCCAAGCTCTCCGCGATGGAGCAGGCGAAGAACACCACGTGGGACCTGATCGACCTCGAAACGAACGACGCGATCACCGCCTGCGACGAAGGCCTGCTGCAGAAGTTCGACAAGAAGTCGCTCGGCAAGACGAGCGACTTCATTCCCGGCTCGATCAGCGATTGCGCGGTCGCCAGCATGGTCTGGTCCACGGTGTACGCGTACGACGCGAGCAAGCTGAAGACCGCGCCGACCACCGTCAACGACTTCTTCGACCTGCAGAAATTCCCCGGCAAGCGCGGCCTGCGCAAGTCGCCGAAGGTGTCGATGGAATGGGCGCTGATCGCCGACGGCGTCGATCCCAAGGATGTCTACAAGGTGCTCGGCACGCCCGCGGGCGTGGATCGCGCGTTCAAGAAACTCGACACGATCAAGAAGAGCATCGTGTGGTGGGAGTCGGGTGCGCAGGCGCCGCAATTGCTCGCGGACGGCGCGGTGGTGATGACGCAGGCCTACAACGGCCGTATCGACGACGCGGCGAAGAAGGACAACAAGCCGTTCAAGGCCGTCTGGGACGCGCAGGTCTACGACTTCGACTGGTGGGGCGTGCCGACGGGCGCCAAGCATGCCGACGCCGCCGCGAAATTCATCGTCTCCGCGTCGCAGCCGAAGGCGTATGCGGACCTCTCGAAGTACATCGCCTATGCGCCGCCGCGCAAGGACGCGATCGCGCTCGTCGACAAGCAGCGCCTCGCCGATCTGCCGACTTCACCGCAGAACTTCAAGCGCGCGCTGCAGATCAACGCAAGCTTCTGGGCCGACAACGCGGACCAGATCAACAAGCGCTTCCAGGTCTGGCTGACGCAGTAA
- a CDS encoding ABC transporter ATP-binding protein: protein MSNPSFISFSGVSKTYDGTQNVVDDLNLDVRKGEFLSLLGPSGSGKTTTLMMLAGFESPTHGEIRLDGRRLDDKPPHQRDIGMVFQNYALFPHLTIAENVAFPLSVRHVSRAEQKTRVKRALEMIELPHLANRRPVQLSGGQQQRVALARALVFEPSVVLMDEPLGALDKRLRETMQYEIMRLHRELSLTIVYVTHDQAEALTMSDRVAVFSDGRIQQAATPSELYENAQNAFVANFVGENNGLNGRVVNVGDGWATLALSDGSVIRGRCEPGLRAGDEAMLALRPERAHIPSAEGTHIDEHSNVVRARVEELVYCGDHHRVHLKLGSRDSLVVKVPNTQRHALPSPGNEIDIAWRHDDCKILAASAPRSAPALHVSTPPSPSIITTAAAGAN from the coding sequence ATGTCAAACCCTTCCTTCATTTCGTTCTCGGGCGTGAGCAAAACGTATGACGGCACGCAAAATGTCGTCGACGATTTGAACCTCGACGTGCGCAAGGGAGAATTCCTGTCGCTGCTCGGCCCGTCCGGCTCGGGCAAGACGACCACGCTGATGATGCTGGCGGGATTCGAATCGCCCACGCACGGCGAGATCCGCCTGGATGGCCGCCGGCTCGACGACAAGCCGCCGCATCAACGCGACATCGGCATGGTGTTTCAGAACTACGCGCTCTTTCCCCATCTGACGATTGCGGAGAACGTCGCGTTTCCGCTTTCCGTGCGGCACGTCAGCCGCGCCGAGCAGAAGACACGCGTGAAGCGCGCGCTCGAAATGATCGAGTTGCCGCATCTGGCGAACCGGCGCCCCGTGCAGCTCTCGGGCGGACAGCAGCAGCGCGTGGCGCTCGCCCGCGCGCTCGTGTTCGAGCCGAGCGTCGTGCTGATGGACGAGCCGCTCGGCGCGCTCGACAAGCGCCTGCGCGAAACCATGCAGTACGAAATCATGCGCCTGCATCGCGAGCTGTCGCTCACGATCGTCTATGTGACGCACGATCAGGCCGAAGCGCTGACCATGTCCGATCGCGTCGCCGTATTCTCCGACGGACGCATCCAGCAAGCCGCGACGCCGAGCGAACTCTATGAGAACGCGCAAAACGCCTTCGTCGCCAACTTCGTGGGTGAGAACAACGGGCTGAACGGGCGCGTCGTCAACGTGGGCGACGGTTGGGCAACGCTTGCGCTGTCGGACGGCAGCGTCATTCGCGGCCGTTGCGAACCCGGCCTGCGCGCGGGCGACGAAGCGATGCTCGCACTGCGCCCTGAACGCGCGCACATCCCGAGCGCGGAAGGCACACACATCGACGAGCACAGCAACGTGGTGCGCGCGCGCGTCGAGGAACTGGTGTATTGCGGCGATCACCATCGCGTCCACCTGAAGCTCGGTTCGCGCGATTCCCTCGTCGTGAAAGTGCCCAACACGCAGCGCCACGCGCTGCCTTCGCCGGGCAACGAAATCGACATTGCGTGGCGCCACGACGACTGCAAGATTCTCGCGGCAAGCGCGCCCCGCAGCGCGCCCGCGCTCCACGTATCCACACCGCCGTCACCTTCCATCATCACAACAGCAGCCGCAGGAGCCAACTGA
- a CDS encoding SRPBCC family protein, with protein MANPAATIEVQALVDQLQAGCERPFSDAHAMPPGVYTSADFLALEECTIFQREWQCVGRASVLKAPGDYLSTRIGVQPIVILRDDQMRLKAMSNVCLHRMSVLLEGRGNVRRIVCPYHAWNYSLDGALQGAPLMDRQEGFCKEAYKLPAVRCEEWQGWLYVTLDESAPPVHLQLAKLDELVGAYGMSDYIETFYEEHVWDTNWKILAENFMESYHLPMLHRATVGPHSRLDEMECPPGHPAFNYHWITKEASLPIGNAHPDNTRLTGHWRKTTALLAIYPTHLVTLTPGYFWYLVLQPQGVGRVHIRFGGGLAPEFIADPAANAHMTTLKKLLDEVNAEDKRGVEAVFRGVHAPLARPGHLSHLERPNYDFARYLASKVAAATLGAP; from the coding sequence GTGGCCAACCCTGCAGCGACGATTGAAGTGCAAGCGCTTGTCGACCAACTGCAGGCAGGTTGCGAACGGCCATTCAGCGACGCGCATGCGATGCCGCCCGGTGTCTATACGTCGGCTGATTTCCTCGCGCTGGAAGAGTGCACGATCTTTCAGCGCGAATGGCAATGCGTTGGCCGCGCGAGTGTGCTCAAAGCGCCCGGCGACTACCTGAGCACGCGTATCGGCGTGCAACCCATCGTCATTCTGCGCGACGACCAGATGCGGCTCAAGGCGATGTCGAATGTGTGCCTGCATCGCATGTCGGTGCTGCTCGAAGGACGCGGCAACGTGCGTCGCATCGTCTGCCCGTATCACGCATGGAACTATTCGCTGGACGGCGCGCTGCAAGGCGCGCCGCTCATGGACCGGCAAGAGGGCTTCTGCAAGGAGGCCTACAAGCTGCCCGCCGTGCGTTGCGAAGAATGGCAAGGCTGGCTCTACGTGACACTCGACGAAAGCGCGCCGCCCGTTCACCTGCAGCTCGCCAAACTGGACGAACTCGTCGGCGCGTACGGCATGTCGGACTACATTGAAACCTTCTATGAAGAGCACGTGTGGGACACGAACTGGAAGATCCTCGCGGAAAACTTCATGGAGAGCTATCACCTGCCGATGCTGCATCGCGCGACGGTGGGACCGCATTCGCGGCTCGATGAAATGGAATGCCCGCCGGGCCACCCCGCCTTCAACTATCACTGGATCACCAAGGAAGCGAGCTTGCCCATCGGCAATGCGCATCCGGACAACACGCGTCTCACTGGGCACTGGCGCAAGACCACTGCGCTGCTCGCGATCTACCCGACGCACCTCGTCACGCTCACGCCCGGCTACTTCTGGTATCTCGTGTTGCAGCCGCAAGGCGTGGGGCGCGTGCATATCCGCTTCGGCGGCGGGCTCGCGCCGGAGTTCATTGCGGATCCCGCGGCCAACGCGCACATGACGACCTTGAAAAAGCTGCTCGACGAAGTGAATGCCGAAGACAAACGCGGCGTGGAAGCGGTCTTTCGCGGTGTGCACGCACCGCTCGCGAGACCCGGCCACCTGAGCCATCTCGAACGCCCGAACTACGATTTCGCGCGCTACCTTGCGAGCAAAGTCGCCGCGGCGACGCTCGGCGCGCCTTGA
- a CDS encoding LysR family transcriptional regulator → MESHALRYSLRQLRYFVVTAEALSFTAAARRLHISQPSISTALADLEVSFGVQLFIRHHASGLSLTQAGRDLLGQARNLLKIAEELQMAAKEMDGGMTGAITLGCLVSLAPPLMPRLISRFTSEHTGISFRTVEAHQDGLLRGLHDGSLDIALTYSLDLTEDIAFTPLLSLPPYAILPRTHRLARARKVSLADLLPEPYVMLDLPHSREYFAALFDAVGNRPVPAFRSSQPEVVRGMVANGLGYSLLNFPLKSTRTVDGEEFVIKRFKDNVNATMLGIAQSRTMKPRQVVHRFASFCETYIRRLHLDD, encoded by the coding sequence ATGGAGAGTCACGCCTTGCGCTATTCGTTGCGCCAGTTGCGTTATTTCGTGGTCACTGCGGAAGCGCTGTCCTTCACCGCCGCCGCCAGGCGTCTGCACATCTCGCAGCCGTCGATCTCGACCGCGCTCGCGGACCTCGAAGTGTCGTTCGGCGTGCAACTCTTCATACGGCATCACGCGAGCGGGCTCTCGCTCACGCAGGCGGGACGCGATCTGCTTGGGCAAGCGCGCAATCTGCTGAAGATCGCGGAAGAACTGCAGATGGCCGCCAAGGAAATGGACGGCGGCATGACGGGCGCCATCACGCTCGGCTGCCTCGTCTCGCTCGCGCCGCCGCTCATGCCGAGGCTGATCAGCCGCTTCACGAGCGAGCACACGGGCATCTCGTTTCGCACGGTCGAAGCGCATCAGGATGGTCTCCTGCGCGGCCTGCACGACGGTTCACTCGATATCGCCCTCACCTATAGCCTCGACTTGACTGAGGATATCGCCTTCACGCCGCTGCTGTCGCTGCCGCCATATGCGATCCTGCCGAGGACGCATCGCCTCGCACGCGCTCGCAAGGTATCGCTCGCCGACTTGCTGCCCGAGCCGTATGTGATGCTCGATCTCCCGCACAGCCGCGAATATTTCGCCGCGCTCTTCGATGCGGTGGGCAACCGTCCCGTGCCCGCGTTCCGTTCATCGCAGCCGGAGGTCGTGCGCGGCATGGTGGCCAACGGTCTCGGCTATAGCCTGCTCAACTTCCCGCTCAAATCGACTCGCACCGTGGATGGGGAAGAGTTCGTCATTAAACGCTTCAAAGACAACGTCAACGCGACAATGCTCGGCATTGCCCAATCACGCACGATGAAACCGCGCCAGGTCGTGCATCGCTTCGCGTCGTTCTGCGAGACGTATATCCGGCGGCTGCACCTCGACGATTGA
- a CDS encoding flavin-containing monooxygenase, with the protein MTVETTSIDTLVVGAGQAGVAMSEHLSRLGVPHLVLERDRIAERWRTGRWDSLVANGPAWHDRFPNLEFADVDPDGFAPKEQVADYFVAYAKKFDAPIRTGVEVRSVVRNAGRPGFTVETSKGTIEANRVVVATGPFQRPVIPPIAPRDSSLTQIHSAEYRNPDQLPDGGVLVVGAGSSGVQIADELQRAGRRVYLSVGAHDRPPRAYRGRDFCWWLGVLGEWDAEVMKPGREHVTIAVSGARGGHTVDFRRLAHQGITLVGLTKSFENGVAIFETDLAENIARGDENYLSLLDAADAYAARNGLNLPDEPEARIIPEDPECVTHPLHDLDLAKAGVTSIVWATGYALDFNWLNVDAFDEKGKPKHQRGVSKEPGIYFLGLPWLSRRGSAFIWGVWHDAKHIADHIVTQRKYLAYYDGPQRDAQSPGEGGAENPSADSRVRKLSVMGVN; encoded by the coding sequence ATGACAGTGGAAACAACGTCAATCGACACGCTGGTGGTCGGCGCCGGTCAGGCCGGCGTCGCCATGAGCGAACACCTGAGCAGGCTCGGCGTGCCGCACCTCGTCCTGGAGCGCGATCGTATCGCCGAGCGCTGGCGCACGGGACGTTGGGATTCGCTGGTTGCCAACGGCCCCGCATGGCACGATCGTTTCCCCAACCTCGAGTTTGCCGATGTCGACCCTGACGGTTTCGCGCCGAAAGAGCAGGTCGCGGATTATTTCGTCGCCTATGCGAAGAAGTTCGATGCACCGATCCGCACCGGCGTGGAAGTCAGGAGCGTCGTGCGCAATGCAGGGCGGCCGGGCTTCACCGTCGAAACGTCGAAGGGCACGATCGAGGCCAATCGCGTGGTCGTCGCGACCGGACCGTTCCAGCGCCCCGTGATTCCGCCGATCGCGCCGCGAGATTCGAGTCTCACGCAGATTCATTCCGCCGAGTATCGCAATCCCGACCAATTGCCCGATGGCGGCGTGCTGGTGGTGGGTGCCGGATCGTCGGGCGTGCAGATCGCCGACGAACTGCAGCGTGCGGGCAGGCGCGTCTATCTGTCGGTCGGGGCGCACGATCGTCCGCCGCGCGCCTATCGCGGCCGCGACTTCTGCTGGTGGCTGGGCGTGCTCGGCGAATGGGACGCGGAGGTCATGAAGCCCGGCAGGGAACACGTCACCATTGCGGTGAGCGGCGCGCGCGGCGGCCATACGGTGGACTTCCGGCGACTCGCGCATCAGGGCATCACGCTCGTCGGACTGACGAAGTCGTTCGAGAACGGCGTGGCGATCTTCGAAACGGATCTCGCGGAGAACATCGCGCGCGGCGACGAGAACTATCTGTCGCTGCTCGACGCGGCCGACGCCTATGCCGCCCGCAACGGCCTCAATCTTCCCGACGAGCCTGAAGCCCGCATCATTCCCGAGGATCCGGAATGCGTGACCCATCCGCTGCACGATCTCGATCTGGCGAAAGCCGGCGTGACGTCGATTGTCTGGGCAACCGGCTATGCACTCGACTTCAACTGGTTGAACGTCGATGCTTTCGATGAAAAGGGCAAGCCGAAACATCAGCGCGGCGTCTCGAAGGAACCGGGCATCTATTTTCTCGGTTTGCCGTGGCTGTCGCGCCGTGGTTCCGCGTTCATCTGGGGCGTATGGCACGACGCGAAGCATATCGCCGATCATATCGTTACGCAGCGCAAGTATCTCGCTTACTACGACGGCCCGCAGCGCGATGCACAAAGCCCCGGCGAGGGCGGCGCCGAAAACCCATCCGCCGATTCACGCGTTCGCAAACTCAGCGTGATGGGCGTGAATTGA
- a CDS encoding RidA family protein codes for MSQPTHTRIRMFNTKDTYPNQTLDNDLCQAVRAGNTVYVRGQVGTDFDGRLIGLGDPRAQAEQAMKNVKQLLAEAGSDLSHIVKTTTFLTDIRYREPVYQEVGKWLKGVFPISTGLVVVALGQPQWLMEIDVVAVIPDGWTPPSA; via the coding sequence ATGAGCCAACCCACGCACACCCGTATCCGCATGTTCAACACGAAGGATACCTATCCGAACCAGACGCTCGATAACGACCTTTGTCAGGCCGTGCGCGCCGGCAACACCGTCTATGTGCGCGGCCAGGTGGGCACGGACTTCGACGGGCGCCTGATCGGCCTCGGCGATCCGCGTGCTCAGGCCGAACAGGCGATGAAAAACGTCAAGCAACTGCTCGCGGAGGCGGGCAGCGACTTGTCGCATATCGTCAAGACGACGACGTTCCTGACCGACATCCGCTACCGCGAGCCGGTCTATCAGGAAGTCGGAAAGTGGCTGAAGGGCGTGTTTCCCATTTCTACCGGCCTCGTGGTGGTCGCACTGGGTCAGCCGCAGTGGTTGATGGAGATCGATGTGGTGGCGGTCATTCCCGATGGATGGACGCCGCCGTCGGCCTAA
- a CDS encoding DUF1028 domain-containing protein: MTFSIVGRCAESGQLGIAISSSSIAVGARCPWVRAGVGAVATQNVTLPALGPRVLDLLENGSLDPAAALERALGGSEWSEYRQVTVVDSQGRTAFFSGKQALGTYHAVAGKQCVAAGNMLAGVEVIEAMVPAFEQASGTLAERLLAAMHAAMAAGGEAGPVHSAALKTVGEQSWPIVDLRVDWADDDPIGQLDSLWQAYRPQMQDYITRALNPTAAPSYGVPGNE; this comes from the coding sequence ATGACATTTTCTATCGTCGGACGGTGTGCTGAATCCGGACAGCTTGGCATCGCGATCAGTTCGTCCAGCATCGCGGTGGGCGCTCGATGCCCCTGGGTGCGCGCGGGCGTGGGCGCGGTCGCGACTCAGAACGTCACGCTGCCGGCTCTCGGCCCGCGGGTTCTCGATCTTCTGGAGAACGGATCATTGGATCCGGCCGCGGCATTGGAACGCGCGCTCGGCGGGAGCGAATGGAGCGAGTACAGGCAGGTGACGGTGGTGGACAGCCAGGGCCGTACGGCCTTTTTCAGCGGCAAGCAAGCGCTGGGCACGTATCACGCTGTCGCCGGCAAGCAATGCGTGGCGGCGGGCAATATGCTCGCCGGCGTCGAAGTGATCGAGGCGATGGTTCCGGCGTTCGAGCAGGCATCCGGCACACTCGCCGAGCGCCTGCTCGCGGCCATGCATGCCGCGATGGCAGCCGGCGGCGAAGCGGGGCCCGTGCATTCGGCGGCGCTCAAGACCGTGGGCGAGCAGAGCTGGCCGATCGTGGATTTGCGGGTCGACTGGGCGGACGACGATCCCATCGGTCAGCTCGACAGCCTGTGGCAGGCGTATCGGCCGCAGATGCAGGACTACATTACGCGGGCGTTGAATCCGACGGCCGCCCCCAGCTACGGGGTGCCGGGCAATGAATGA
- the argE gene encoding acetylornithine deacetylase — translation MNDRSSRALLERLISFATVSRDSNLEMIEFIRDYLGELGVESELFYNAERTKANLFATIGPRERGGVVLSGHTDVVPVDGQAWTVDAFRLTERDGRLYGRGTADMKGFIASVLAAVPMFVERELTLPVHLAFSYDEEVGCLGVRPMLAELERRPHKPALCLIGEPTELKPVLGHKGKLAMRCHVKGAPCHSAYAPYGVNAIQYAARMIGHLEEIGEQLAQPEHHDERFDPPFSTVQTGVIKGGRALNIVPAECEFDFEVRALPGFNAHKVADQLQTYAEAELLPKMRAVKSDTEIRLQPLSAYPGLATSPDSDAARLLALLSGSTEFGTVAFGTEGGLFEQAGIPTVVCGPGSMDQGHKPDEFVTVEQLRDCDAMLTRLADYLSTTSFQ, via the coding sequence ATGAATGACCGATCCAGCCGCGCGCTGCTCGAACGGCTGATCAGCTTCGCCACGGTCAGCCGCGACTCCAATCTGGAGATGATCGAATTCATTCGGGATTACCTCGGGGAACTCGGCGTCGAGAGCGAGCTGTTCTATAACGCCGAGCGCACCAAGGCGAATCTGTTCGCCACCATCGGTCCGCGTGAGCGAGGCGGCGTCGTGCTGTCCGGCCACACCGACGTGGTGCCGGTGGACGGCCAGGCGTGGACCGTCGACGCATTCCGTCTTACCGAGCGGGATGGGCGGCTCTATGGCCGCGGCACGGCCGACATGAAGGGCTTCATCGCGTCGGTGCTGGCGGCGGTGCCCATGTTTGTCGAGCGCGAGCTGACGCTGCCGGTGCACCTCGCGTTTTCGTACGACGAGGAAGTGGGCTGCCTCGGCGTGCGGCCAATGCTGGCGGAGCTGGAGCGGCGCCCGCACAAGCCCGCGCTGTGTCTCATCGGCGAGCCCACCGAGCTCAAGCCGGTGCTGGGTCACAAGGGCAAGCTGGCCATGCGTTGTCACGTGAAAGGCGCGCCTTGCCATTCGGCTTACGCGCCTTATGGCGTCAATGCCATTCAATACGCGGCGCGGATGATAGGCCATCTGGAAGAGATCGGCGAGCAACTGGCGCAGCCCGAGCATCACGACGAGCGCTTCGATCCGCCGTTCTCGACCGTGCAGACCGGTGTGATCAAAGGTGGCCGTGCGCTGAACATCGTGCCGGCGGAATGCGAGTTCGACTTCGAAGTGCGCGCGCTGCCTGGCTTTAACGCCCACAAGGTAGCCGACCAGTTGCAGACCTACGCCGAAGCCGAGTTGCTGCCGAAGATGCGCGCCGTGAAGTCCGACACCGAGATTCGCCTTCAGCCGCTGTCCGCTTATCCGGGATTGGCCACTTCGCCCGATAGCGACGCGGCGCGTCTTCTCGCGCTGCTGAGCGGTTCCACCGAATTCGGCACGGTCGCGTTCGGCACCGAGGGCGGCCTTTTCGAACAGGCCGGCATTCCCACGGTAGTCTGCGGACCGGGCAGCATGGACCAGGGACATAAGCCTGACGAGTTTGTCACTGTCGAGCAATTGCGCGATTGCGATGCGATGCTGACTCGCCTCGCGGACTACCTCTCGACCACATCCTTTCAATAA